The following proteins are co-located in the Heliorestis convoluta genome:
- a CDS encoding phenylalanine--tRNA ligase subunit alpha: MRAELELIRAEASRTLDEVNNSGELQDWRVRYLGKKGQLTQVLRGMGKLSAEERPIIGALANDVRAALEFMLEEKGRQLKGREKEAQLAAESIDVTLPGKVHNLGSKHPLTLVIDEIKEIFLGMGYSIAEGPEVELDYYNFEALNIPKDHPARDMQDSFYITPDILLRTHTSPVQIRAMEKQKPIAPVKVICPGRVFRRDDDATHSPMFHQVEGLLVDKNVTFGDLRGTLLTFVRQMFGPNREIRLRPSFFPFTEPSAEVDISCVICDGKGCRVCKGSGWLEILGAGMVHKKVLEYGGYNPDEVRGFAFGMGVERVAMLKYSIDDMRLLYDNDMRFLSRF; encoded by the coding sequence ATGCGCGCAGAACTAGAACTGATTCGGGCAGAAGCATCCCGAACATTAGATGAAGTAAATAACTCAGGAGAACTCCAAGACTGGCGTGTTCGCTACTTAGGAAAAAAAGGTCAACTCACGCAAGTACTTCGTGGTATGGGCAAGCTCTCAGCAGAAGAAAGACCTATCATAGGCGCTTTGGCCAATGACGTCAGGGCAGCCCTTGAATTCATGCTTGAAGAAAAAGGAAGACAGCTCAAAGGAAGGGAAAAAGAAGCGCAACTTGCAGCTGAATCCATTGATGTTACTTTGCCTGGAAAAGTACACAACTTAGGTAGCAAGCACCCTTTAACGCTCGTCATTGACGAAATCAAAGAAATCTTCTTGGGCATGGGCTATTCCATTGCTGAAGGGCCGGAAGTGGAACTCGACTACTACAACTTTGAAGCTCTTAACATTCCCAAAGATCACCCCGCAAGAGACATGCAAGACTCTTTCTACATTACGCCAGACATTCTCTTGCGAACCCATACGTCGCCCGTTCAAATCAGAGCCATGGAAAAACAAAAACCCATCGCCCCCGTCAAAGTCATCTGCCCCGGCCGCGTTTTTCGCCGTGACGATGATGCCACTCATTCTCCCATGTTCCATCAGGTAGAAGGATTACTCGTAGACAAAAACGTTACCTTTGGTGACTTGCGAGGCACTTTGCTTACCTTCGTACGCCAAATGTTCGGCCCCAACCGAGAAATCCGCCTGCGACCTTCCTTCTTCCCCTTCACAGAACCAAGCGCCGAAGTGGACATCTCTTGCGTGATCTGCGATGGCAAAGGCTGCCGTGTCTGCAAAGGCTCAGGCTGGTTAGAAATCTTAGGTGCCGGTATGGTGCACAAGAAGGTCTTAGAATATGGTGGCTATAACCCAGACGAAGTAAGAGGCTTTGCTTTTGGCATGGGCGTAGAACGCGTCGCCATGCTTAAGTACAGCATTGATGATATGCGCTTGCTTTACGACAATGACATGCGCTTTTTAAGTCGCTTCTAA
- a CDS encoding YqzL family protein yields the protein MISACFFWRIFEKTGSITAYMLYRRLLVQ from the coding sequence ATGATTTCCGCTTGCTTTTTCTGGCGTATTTTCGAGAAGACGGGTTCCATTACAGCCTATATGCTGTACAGAAGATTGCTCGTGCAGTAA